Genomic DNA from Geotrypetes seraphini chromosome 7, aGeoSer1.1, whole genome shotgun sequence:
tgataaggcagggccatcaaataagacagccccccctttttagaaaaaaatgtaaaataaggcacccccccgcaaataagccacccaccgatacctgagcttacccgaatcgggtggtacggtgggtgactccgtgtggtccctggcacccccgacacgatcggggcaagagggagctcaagccctcttgccccccccgactccccgacacgatcggggcaagagggagctcaagccctcttgccccccccgactccccgacacgatcggggcaggagggagctcaagccctcttgcccccccgactccccgacacgatcggggcaagagggagctcaagccctcttgcccccccgactccccgacacgatcggggcaaaagtgagctcaagccctcttgcccccccgactccccgacacgatcggggcaaaagggagggagcccaagtcttcctggccacggcgaccccctaaccccaccctgcactacattacgggcaggagggatcccaggccctcctgccctcgacgcaaaccccccctccccccaacgaccgccccccccaagaacctccgaccgcccccccagccgacccgcgacccccctggccgacccccacgacacccccaacccccttccccgtacctttctgtagttggccggacagacgggagccaaacccgcctgtccggcaggcagccatcgacggaatgaggccggattggcccatccgtcccaaagctccgcctactggtggggcctaaggcgcctgggccaatcagaataggcccgggagccttaggtccctcctgggggcagggcctgaggcacatggtcgggttgggcccatgtgcctcaggccccgcccccaggagggacctaaggctcccgggcctattctgattggcccaggcgccttaggccccaccagtaggcggagctttgggacggatgggccaatccggcctcattccgtcgttggctgcctgccggacaggcgggtttggctcccgtctgtccagccaactacagaaaggtacggggaagggggttgggggtgtcgtgggggtcggccaggggggtcgcgggtcggctgggggggcggtcggaggttcttgggggggggcggtcgttggggggaggggggtttgcgtcgagggcaggagggcctgggatccctcctgcccgtaatgtagtgcagggtggggttagggggtcgccgtggccaggaggacttgggctccctcctggcccgatattgtgtggggagttggggaatcggcggggcaagagggcttgggctcctttttgccccgatcgtgtcggggagtcgggggggggcaagagggaaccaggcggagagagggcagttaagcgcagtgcctgcgcggaaggatgcagctcgggcgacttcgttgtgtgaaacgaagttcgttgtacggatcaagacataaagttcgttgtgcgcagcgttcgctgtgcgaggcgtctgttatgcgaggcaccactgtattcataTTCAGGAAATTATAAAAGAGCAGTAAATACCTGGGAAAAGATTTAATCTCAGACCTGTAAGTCTTCAGAATTACATGAATTTTTCAGAAAAATCAAAACCAGATATCAAATCAAGTGGCTTTCTTACCTGCTGTAAAAGGCATTTTGTATGGGTAGGTGCTATGATCTGTATGAATGTTGCTAACCCTGCCACTTGGCAGATGCACAACTCCACAAAGGCTGTAACTGTTCACCCCTGCATCTTCTCCAAAACAGTGCCGGGAATTGCACCAGGGAAAGTGCTGCAAAGGAGTACTTGATGGCAGAGAGCTCTGTGAAACCAAAAGACCATCATAGTTGACTGGCTCAGTGAACTCCCCCCCATTAGGGTACACTGAGCAGGGAGAGTAGCCATTATACTGTAATCCACTTTGGCCATAAGAAACACAAAATCCATCCAGTGTGGTTAAACCTAAGGATCCATAAAGGCAGGTACAATCTGGAGGACTGCCTGCCACAGGTAAGTGATGAAACTGCTGCACTGGGAAGGAAGGCTGATGGAACTCTTGCTTGGGAGTTGGAGATTTCTCGCCTGGTCTTCCATACTCAGGCTTCATTGCAGCTTGTCCTCCCATTAATAAAGGTAGTCTATGATAAACAGAATCTGAATTATCATGGTAGTTAGAGAAGGGTTCAGTCTGAATGCTCTCAGATTTACTCGAGAGTCTCAGGGAATCTTGATGTTCCATTTTCCGGAAAGCATCATCTGGCTTCCCTTGCCAGTTATGCTGATCTTTCACTTTTCCATTTAACATTTCCTTTTTTAATTTAACACAGGTCTTCCTGTTTGATTTGGCCCACTTTACCCTTGATTTGGAGCAATGGTGCTCAGATTTGTTATCGCCATCCGATTTGTTTCTCCGCTTAAATGGATGGCCTTTCTCATTGGTCAACCTCAAAAATGCAACAGCATTGAGACTGGCTAATCTCTTTGGGACAGGATGATAGGCGATTCCACCATCATCCCTCTCTCTGCCTTCTGAAAACACATCTACAGACCGGTCAGAATGAGTACACTTATTACTCAATTCATTCTGGCTTTTTTTCCCAAGTAATTTGAGTTCTATCTTTTCCAATGAGGGCCAATTTCTAGTAGATTTATGTTGGAGGCTCTTGGAGCTAGAATGTCTGCTGATTTGGGCAGAATGTCTATGGAAACGTCTAGAAGATAACCTACTGTCCTCCCTCTCAAATAGTAGGTTGTTCACAGCTTCTGCATTGAGAGATGCAAGTCTACGCTTTCTAGGTTCTGGAGGGTTAGAGTTGTGTTCCATCCCTGAACAAGTCTTTGGACAGTTTCCCCTAACTAAATTGTTCCTGC
This window encodes:
- the BAHD1 gene encoding bromo adjacent homology domain-containing 1 protein; translation: MESVEAECSGQDTIKEQTAQTRFPGMSNSMGFQEMRKSYPLRKRLAPSVKEKTCKVLLTRLEDVAGSLTKQSQNGPQQGIPCWLNDFNTACFTEDAQSVSNVGRNNLVRGNCPKTCSGMEHNSNPPEPRKRRLASLNAEAVNNLLFEREDSRLSSRRFHRHSAQISRHSSSKSLQHKSTRNWPSLEKIELKLLGKKSQNELSNKCTHSDRSVDVFSEGRERDDGGIAYHPVPKRLASLNAVAFLRLTNEKGHPFKRRNKSDGDNKSEHHCSKSRVKWAKSNRKTCVKLKKEMLNGKVKDQHNWQGKPDDAFRKMEHQDSLRLSSKSESIQTEPFSNYHDNSDSVYHRLPLLMGGQAAMKPEYGRPGEKSPTPKQEFHQPSFPVQQFHHLPVAGSPPDCTCLYGSLGLTTLDGFCVSYGQSGLQYNGYSPCSVYPNGGEFTEPVNYDGLLVSQSSLPSSTPLQHFPWCNSRHCFGEDAGVNSYSLCGVVHLPSGRVSNIHTDHSTYPYKMPFTAESCKSLDQLSLTIPVAGHPVSPAHPLSGCPVPSAPPAAEPVPYLQTPNSEPQTMARLKMARECPQSSKPPSGSKSGVRNTTGCFHASDTKASRGHTHPKQQRISRRRATNGWMPVGAPCEKAVYVVNEPEPAVRKSYQAVEREGEIIRIRDTVLLKSGPRKKSMPYVAKISALWEDPKTGELMMSLFWYYRPEHTHGGRNSSMHQNEIFASRHQDENSVACIEEKCYVLTFAEYCRFCALVKCRGEGIPSRKALIVPPSEEYCTPPHRKVPENTDPEQVFLCRHVYDFRHGRILKNPQ